A region of Planococcus sp. MSAK28401 DNA encodes the following proteins:
- a CDS encoding TraB/GumN family protein — translation MTEDNITRLEVGGKQVILIGTAHVSKLSAEQVKEVVERERPDSVCIELDAQRYESVMQDKKWKETDIFKIIKDKKASLLLMNLAISSFQNRLADQFGIKPGSEMIQGIRSAEETGAELVLADRNIQVTFSRIWGNIGLMGKVQLISSVFFSIFSKESISEEELEKMKQQDTLNAVMDDFTKAFPRIKKPLIDERDQYLAQKIKEAPGNKVVAVLGAAHIPGITREIHQEQDLKALNEVPKKSSWPKIIGWAIPLLILSIIGYTFYANPAAGFDQAISWILWNGTLAAIGAAVAFGHPLAILTAFVAAPISSLNPLVAAGWFSGLTQAFVRRPNVGDFDTLSKDVFTVKGFWDNKVTRVLLVIVLTNLGSSLGTFIGGADVLRLFFENL, via the coding sequence ATGACAGAAGACAATATTACCCGGCTGGAAGTGGGCGGCAAACAAGTGATTTTAATCGGCACCGCACATGTCTCCAAACTGAGCGCAGAGCAAGTCAAGGAAGTCGTCGAACGCGAACGGCCGGATTCGGTGTGCATCGAACTTGATGCCCAGCGCTATGAATCGGTCATGCAGGACAAAAAATGGAAAGAAACCGATATTTTTAAGATCATCAAAGACAAGAAGGCAAGCCTGTTATTGATGAACTTGGCGATTTCTTCGTTCCAAAACCGTTTGGCCGACCAGTTCGGCATCAAACCCGGCTCGGAAATGATCCAAGGCATCCGTTCAGCAGAAGAGACCGGAGCAGAGCTGGTCCTTGCCGATCGCAATATCCAAGTAACGTTTTCACGCATCTGGGGCAATATCGGTTTGATGGGCAAGGTCCAGTTGATTTCGTCTGTGTTCTTCAGCATCTTCAGCAAGGAATCCATTTCCGAAGAAGAACTCGAAAAAATGAAGCAGCAAGACACCTTGAATGCTGTAATGGATGATTTCACCAAAGCCTTTCCGCGTATCAAAAAGCCGCTCATCGACGAACGGGACCAGTATTTGGCGCAGAAAATCAAAGAAGCTCCTGGGAACAAGGTCGTCGCGGTGCTCGGTGCCGCGCACATCCCGGGCATCACGCGTGAAATTCATCAAGAGCAGGATTTGAAGGCGCTTAATGAAGTGCCGAAGAAATCGAGCTGGCCGAAAATCATCGGCTGGGCCATCCCGCTGCTCATCTTGTCGATCATTGGGTATACGTTTTATGCAAACCCAGCGGCTGGTTTTGACCAGGCAATCAGCTGGATTCTTTGGAACGGCACGCTTGCCGCTATCGGAGCTGCTGTGGCATTCGGCCATCCGCTTGCGATTCTCACCGCCTTTGTTGCTGCACCGATTTCCTCGCTCAATCCGCTCGTTGCGGCTGGCTGGTTTTCAGGGCTCACACAAGCCTTTGTCCGGCGCCCGAATGTGGGCGATTTCGATACCTTATCGAAGGATGTGTTCACGGTTAAAGGCTTTTGGGACAATAAAGTGACACGTGTCTTGCTGGTCATCGTATTGACCAATCTCGGCAGTTCGCTCGGCACATTCATCGGCGGCGCGGACGTTCTGCGGCTGTTTTTCGAAAACTTATAA
- the ypfJ gene encoding KPN_02809 family neutral zinc metallopeptidase, whose protein sequence is MKWKGRAGSRNVEDRRGRGVGGPVLAGGGIGGLLIVLLIAFLGGDPGAILGDGGGASTSEPYVASEREEELADFVSVVLADTEEVWAEVFAEEGMEYVEPTLVLFSGSVQSACGMAGSATGPFYCPADSKLYIDLSFYDELERQFNAPGDFAMAYVVAHEVGHHVQNLLGVLGDVQQARNQLSETEYNQLQVRLELQADYLSGVWAHHAQGMGYLEEGDLEEALTAASAVGDDTIQKRTRGYAVPESFTHGTSEQRKEWFYKGFRAGDLNSGNTFDATEL, encoded by the coding sequence ATGAAATGGAAAGGGCGAGCGGGCAGCAGGAATGTAGAAGACAGGAGAGGGCGCGGTGTCGGCGGGCCGGTGCTTGCCGGCGGCGGAATCGGCGGCTTGCTGATCGTTCTGTTAATCGCGTTTCTCGGGGGCGACCCGGGAGCGATACTCGGAGATGGCGGAGGAGCTTCTACTTCGGAGCCGTATGTGGCAAGTGAGCGGGAAGAAGAACTGGCCGATTTCGTATCGGTTGTCCTCGCAGATACGGAAGAGGTGTGGGCGGAAGTGTTCGCTGAAGAAGGCATGGAGTATGTCGAGCCGACTTTGGTGCTGTTTTCTGGAAGCGTCCAGTCAGCGTGCGGCATGGCCGGTTCTGCAACGGGGCCGTTTTATTGCCCGGCGGATTCCAAGCTGTATATCGATTTGAGCTTTTACGATGAACTCGAGCGCCAGTTCAATGCACCCGGTGACTTTGCGATGGCGTATGTCGTCGCGCATGAAGTCGGCCATCACGTGCAGAACTTGCTTGGCGTGCTTGGAGATGTCCAGCAAGCGCGCAATCAACTGAGCGAGACCGAATACAATCAATTGCAAGTGCGCTTGGAATTGCAGGCAGATTATTTATCGGGTGTCTGGGCGCATCATGCTCAAGGCATGGGCTATTTGGAAGAAGGCGACCTGGAAGAAGCTTTGACTGCGGCTAGCGCGGTCGGCGACGATACGATCCAGAAGCGCACGCGCGGCTACGCCGTTCCGGAAAGCTTTACCCATGGCACATCCGAACAGCGCAAGGAATGGTTCTACAAAGGCTTCCGCGCCGGTGATTTGAATAGCGGCAATACCTTCGACGCCACGGAATTATAA
- a CDS encoding SAM-dependent methyltransferase — protein sequence MDDQQMDRQLNIQTDGEQMGFNASMHEHRFEVTPYAWLDRLFKAHPLKGSGRLVDFGSGKGRLNFFAHHIFGTASAGVEVDPSLHEASLRNLKRFKGKADIKFINGYAQDYEIQPDDRWFYFFNPFSDPVFMTVVDRILASAAENPREIEVILFYPAIEYTDFLERRTAFELISDIELPVEADDPRERFLVYRLPRWD from the coding sequence ATGGACGATCAACAAATGGACCGGCAATTGAATATCCAAACGGATGGCGAGCAGATGGGCTTTAATGCCTCGATGCATGAGCACCGGTTCGAAGTGACGCCCTATGCGTGGCTGGATAGATTGTTCAAGGCGCATCCGCTGAAGGGCAGCGGCAGGCTGGTCGATTTCGGGAGCGGCAAAGGGCGCTTGAATTTCTTTGCGCATCATATATTCGGGACGGCGTCTGCAGGAGTGGAAGTTGATCCGTCGCTTCATGAGGCCTCGCTGCGGAATTTAAAGCGCTTTAAGGGGAAGGCGGACATCAAGTTCATCAACGGCTACGCGCAGGATTATGAAATCCAGCCGGATGACCGCTGGTTTTATTTTTTCAATCCGTTTTCCGATCCGGTGTTCATGACTGTGGTGGATCGGATTTTGGCCTCTGCTGCTGAGAACCCGCGGGAAATCGAAGTAATTTTATTTTATCCGGCAATCGAATACACCGATTTCCTCGAACGGCGCACCGCTTTTGAATTGATCAGCGACATTGAGCTGCCGGTAGAGGCGGACGATCCGCGCGAACGATTTTTAGTCTACCGCTTGCCGAGATGGGATTAA
- the dapA gene encoding 4-hydroxy-tetrahydrodipicolinate synthase gives MKFGQVITAMATPFDSDGEIDFQATTNLVEYLINNGSDGIVVAGTTGESPTLSTDEKVALFVHVVTVADGRAKIIAGTGSNNTRASVALTQQAEQAGVDGIMLVTPYYNKPSQEGMYRHFEAIANATALPVMLYNIPGRSVVNLSVDTIVRLSLIDNITCVKEASGDLDAASEIIERTSSDFAVYSGDDSLTLPMLSIGGTGIVSVASHIIGNDMQEMVKLFRTGDTAGAAALHRKLLPTMKALFAAPSPSPVKAALNLSGVPVGGVRLPMLALTEEETVTLQQFLPSAKQDAVTN, from the coding sequence ATGAAATTCGGTCAAGTGATCACTGCGATGGCAACGCCATTCGACTCAGACGGTGAAATCGATTTTCAGGCAACAACAAATCTCGTGGAATATCTAATCAATAACGGTTCGGACGGCATCGTTGTCGCCGGGACGACCGGTGAATCGCCGACTTTGTCGACAGATGAAAAAGTGGCGCTGTTCGTCCATGTCGTCACCGTGGCAGACGGGCGCGCGAAAATCATCGCAGGCACCGGCTCGAACAACACGCGCGCATCGGTCGCCTTGACCCAGCAAGCAGAGCAAGCAGGCGTCGACGGCATCATGCTCGTCACTCCTTACTATAACAAACCCTCACAAGAAGGCATGTACCGTCATTTTGAAGCGATCGCAAACGCGACGGCGCTTCCGGTCATGCTCTATAACATCCCGGGCCGCAGTGTCGTCAATCTATCGGTCGATACGATCGTCCGCTTATCGCTTATCGACAATATTACCTGCGTGAAAGAAGCAAGCGGAGATTTGGACGCCGCTTCTGAAATCATCGAACGCACAAGCAGTGACTTTGCCGTCTACAGCGGCGATGACAGTTTGACTTTGCCGATGCTTTCTATCGGCGGAACGGGCATCGTCTCGGTCGCATCGCATATTATCGGCAATGACATGCAGGAGATGGTCAAATTGTTCCGCACGGGCGATACAGCGGGAGCTGCGGCGCTTCACCGAAAATTGCTGCCAACGATGAAGGCCTTGTTTGCAGCACCGAGCCCGAGCCCGGTCAAAGCCGCATTGAACCTATCGGGTGTCCCGGTCGGCGGCGTGCGCTTGCCGATGCTCGCGCTAACAGAAGAAGAAACCGTCACTTTGCAGCAATTCCTGCCGTCCGCTAAACAGGACGCGGTCACCAATTAA
- a CDS encoding STAS domain-containing protein produces the protein MEKEMVLFGKRVEEEKYMIAELIQEERHAAVAKEVLESNRELSEVVLKERARFIELLGKSMQNSCRQEEIMADMARWGTATGNFFLEQGMTLDVALAETALYRKHIATLIKSEGRRLAISPGITYDAAELLHALLDHATYSYTHAYTTSYQRNLATARQEFLELSAPVVPISDSVAILPLVGSIEIDRAHYILERTLLSASELKISTLIIDLSGVIRVDTMVAEQVIKIIQSLGLIGVEAVLTGIRPETAQSLTTLGVDVRTLNIGGSLKRAMEHVYN, from the coding sequence ATGGAAAAAGAAATGGTGTTATTCGGTAAACGAGTGGAAGAAGAAAAATATATGATTGCGGAATTGATTCAGGAAGAACGGCATGCGGCTGTGGCAAAAGAAGTTCTGGAAAGTAACCGGGAGTTGTCAGAGGTGGTATTGAAGGAACGGGCGCGTTTCATCGAGCTGCTCGGAAAATCGATGCAGAACAGCTGCCGCCAGGAAGAAATCATGGCGGATATGGCACGGTGGGGAACCGCCACCGGGAACTTTTTTCTGGAGCAGGGCATGACCTTGGATGTGGCGCTTGCTGAAACGGCATTGTACCGGAAGCACATTGCGACTTTGATCAAAAGCGAAGGCCGACGCTTGGCTATTTCCCCGGGAATAACGTATGACGCGGCAGAATTATTGCATGCGCTTCTGGATCATGCAACGTATTCCTATACACATGCGTATACGACTTCCTATCAACGCAATTTGGCGACAGCACGCCAGGAGTTTCTGGAATTGTCGGCGCCTGTCGTTCCAATCAGTGATTCGGTTGCTATCTTGCCGCTTGTCGGCAGCATCGAAATCGACCGGGCGCATTATATTTTGGAGCGCACGCTCTTATCGGCAAGTGAATTGAAAATCAGCACCTTGATCATTGATTTGTCTGGAGTAATCCGTGTTGATACGATGGTGGCCGAACAAGTCATCAAAATCATCCAATCGCTCGGGCTGATCGGCGTCGAAGCGGTGTTGACGGGAATCCGGCCGGAAACGGCGCAATCCTTGACCACACTCGGCGTGGATGTGCGGACCTTGAATATTGGCGGCAGCTTGAAGCGGGCCATGGAACACGTCTATAACTGA
- a CDS encoding cell wall-binding repeat-containing protein, with protein MSYSKVLTTAALTAALALGAVLPTGAASAATLTEGNSDRISGSDRYQTSLEVSLYGWEDDSVETVVVATGADFPDALAAAPLAGFHYSPLLLTKRDSLPAGFAAELKRLGAENVVLVGGTGAISENVKKQIADLGVKVERISGKTRYETAVNIAEEVGMGDTLYVATGANFADSLSVSPAAALSADPIILVPANGTVPTVVADYIEANQPELPIIVGGEGAVKPTVEELFMEEPIRLAGATRYETNKEFNEFALENGLLLDESEIFIATGANYPDALSGSSLAASYFGPLVLTAKTPSEASKQQIKNFETPDSFYTIFGGEGAVSSATLKQLFAN; from the coding sequence ATGAGTTACAGCAAAGTTTTGACGACTGCAGCATTGACTGCAGCTTTGGCTCTTGGAGCAGTTTTACCGACTGGCGCTGCTTCTGCAGCAACATTGACAGAAGGCAATTCAGATCGCATTTCCGGCAGCGACCGCTACCAGACAAGCTTGGAAGTTTCTTTGTATGGTTGGGAAGATGACAGTGTTGAGACAGTTGTAGTAGCCACTGGCGCTGATTTTCCGGATGCGTTAGCTGCAGCACCGCTAGCAGGTTTCCACTATTCTCCTCTGCTTTTGACGAAAAGAGACTCACTGCCTGCAGGATTCGCGGCTGAATTGAAGCGTTTGGGCGCAGAAAACGTTGTCTTGGTTGGCGGTACAGGCGCTATCTCTGAAAATGTTAAAAAACAAATCGCAGACCTTGGGGTAAAAGTTGAGCGTATCAGCGGAAAAACCCGTTATGAAACGGCTGTTAACATTGCTGAAGAAGTAGGCATGGGCGACACTCTATATGTAGCAACAGGCGCAAACTTTGCTGACTCATTATCGGTTTCCCCAGCAGCAGCACTTTCTGCTGATCCAATTATCCTTGTCCCAGCAAATGGCACTGTCCCGACAGTTGTTGCAGATTATATTGAAGCAAACCAGCCGGAATTGCCGATCATTGTTGGTGGCGAAGGTGCAGTCAAGCCGACAGTTGAAGAATTGTTCATGGAAGAACCGATTCGTCTCGCAGGTGCAACCCGCTATGAGACAAACAAGGAATTTAACGAATTTGCACTGGAAAATGGGTTGTTGCTAGATGAAAGCGAGATCTTCATCGCAACTGGCGCCAATTATCCGGATGCGTTGTCAGGAAGTTCTTTGGCCGCTTCGTACTTTGGACCATTAGTTCTAACGGCAAAAACGCCATCTGAAGCGTCTAAACAGCAAATCAAGAATTTCGAAACGCCAGATTCCTTCTACACAATCTTTGGTGGCGAAGGAGCCGTTTCTTCTGCAACTCTGAAACAGCTTTTCGCAAACTAA
- a CDS encoding DUF2382 domain-containing protein, translating into MQKHGHKLIGTFDVQAEVIHEIGELKTQGYKEEDIYVVALNGQQLQMVQGQTDVHLNTDEGDFMDKFKSFISGEDPTKDALKQMGLSDSEADEYYNQIQSGKIILYVDSEYGMNYQNFDAAAASLSGDGYAEENHKKTETPDLSDEQQMKLHEERLAVDKKWVESGSVDIHKNTVEERQTLDVPYEREEVEVERRPINQELSEYEANGRSAETYEKDGLWHIPVIEERLEVRKVKYVSEEIIVHKRKVQETKHISETVQRETVDIDENNVQRYEKP; encoded by the coding sequence ATGCAAAAACATGGCCATAAATTAATCGGCACATTCGATGTGCAGGCGGAAGTAATCCATGAAATCGGCGAATTAAAAACACAGGGATATAAAGAAGAGGATATTTACGTCGTCGCTTTGAACGGCCAGCAACTGCAAATGGTACAAGGGCAGACGGATGTCCATTTGAATACGGATGAGGGCGATTTCATGGACAAGTTCAAATCGTTCATTTCCGGGGAAGACCCGACAAAAGATGCGCTCAAGCAGATGGGCCTCTCGGATTCTGAAGCGGACGAATATTACAACCAAATCCAAAGCGGCAAGATCATACTTTACGTCGACAGTGAATACGGCATGAATTACCAGAACTTCGATGCCGCCGCAGCCAGCTTATCTGGAGATGGTTATGCAGAGGAAAATCATAAAAAAACCGAAACGCCCGATTTGAGTGACGAACAACAGATGAAACTTCACGAAGAACGCCTGGCGGTCGATAAGAAATGGGTCGAATCCGGAAGCGTCGACATCCATAAGAACACGGTCGAAGAACGACAGACACTTGATGTTCCGTACGAACGGGAAGAAGTCGAAGTCGAACGCCGTCCAATCAATCAAGAGTTGTCCGAATATGAAGCGAACGGCCGCTCCGCCGAGACATACGAAAAAGACGGCCTTTGGCACATTCCCGTCATTGAAGAACGCCTGGAAGTGCGCAAAGTAAAATACGTCAGCGAGGAAATCATCGTCCATAAACGCAAAGTACAGGAAACAAAGCATATCAGCGAAACAGTGCAGCGTGAGACAGTTGATATTGATGAGAACAACGTCCAGCGCTACGAAAAACCGTAA
- a CDS encoding Yip1 family protein, with the protein MNEPTAYTELNPFTAIWTRPRETVRYVIEEKPTSFIVILLILTGFTGGLSGASSEEQIFPAVAVIFGSLLLGPLAVTAGIGIVSGIYILLGKLFGGVGTYSEMFRAVVTSSIPQIWLLPMWLIWLLTSPSTFYTEIEPSVAEPDTGLGMVIGLVLLAVTVVIGIWTFVIQCKGVGEAQRFSAWKGFFVIVIPSVLFTVVIITFLAMFLFAAF; encoded by the coding sequence ATGAATGAACCAACTGCGTATACTGAATTGAATCCGTTTACGGCCATATGGACGCGCCCCCGCGAGACGGTGCGCTATGTGATTGAAGAAAAGCCGACGAGCTTTATTGTAATACTTCTTATTTTGACTGGTTTCACAGGTGGGCTTTCCGGTGCGTCGAGCGAGGAGCAAATATTTCCAGCAGTGGCAGTAATCTTCGGGTCTTTATTGCTTGGGCCACTTGCTGTAACCGCAGGGATCGGGATCGTCTCGGGCATCTATATTTTGCTCGGAAAACTATTCGGCGGTGTCGGAACGTATTCTGAAATGTTCCGTGCAGTCGTCACTTCGAGTATTCCACAAATTTGGCTATTGCCGATGTGGCTGATTTGGCTGCTCACATCGCCTTCGACATTCTATACGGAAATCGAACCTAGTGTAGCGGAACCGGATACTGGACTTGGCATGGTAATTGGCCTGGTGCTGCTGGCTGTCACAGTTGTCATCGGCATCTGGACCTTCGTAATCCAGTGTAAAGGCGTGGGAGAAGCACAGCGATTTTCAGCGTGGAAAGGATTTTTCGTAATAGTGATTCCATCCGTGCTGTTCACAGTTGTCATCATTACCTTTTTAGCGATGTTCCTGTTTGCCGCATTTTAA
- a CDS encoding SDR family NAD(P)-dependent oxidoreductase: MAQEKSRRGKTIVITGASSGLGKEVARQLAREGANLVLAARSTGLIEALASELGPNAIAVTMDVSREADVAWLFEEALTSFGKIDVWINNAGVGVIGPFTDIPLEDLARMVEVNVKGTVNGSHFALRHFKEIGSGTLINIGSVASDVAFPYFTGYSASKHAVLGFSSALNEEMKLEGYHDIHVCSVLPWATDTPWFEHTGNYSGLVVDMKPMDDPMQAVKVIIDLIDEPKEVVEVGRKMKTVRLLTRIAPKMLEKRSARFIKLNLEKTPLEAPHSGILHEPEEEIKERDDENPKA, encoded by the coding sequence ATGGCACAGGAAAAATCACGGCGCGGCAAAACGATCGTCATCACCGGCGCCTCCAGCGGACTTGGCAAAGAAGTGGCACGGCAATTGGCAAGGGAAGGCGCAAATTTGGTCTTAGCGGCAAGGAGCACCGGCTTAATCGAAGCGCTTGCAAGTGAACTCGGTCCGAACGCCATTGCGGTCACGATGGATGTCAGCCGTGAAGCGGACGTCGCTTGGCTATTCGAGGAAGCACTGACCAGTTTCGGGAAAATCGATGTGTGGATCAATAACGCTGGCGTCGGTGTGATCGGCCCGTTCACGGATATCCCACTTGAAGACCTTGCGCGCATGGTGGAAGTGAATGTCAAAGGCACAGTCAACGGCAGCCATTTTGCGCTGCGCCATTTCAAGGAAATCGGCAGCGGCACCTTGATCAATATCGGGTCGGTAGCGAGCGATGTCGCATTTCCTTATTTCACTGGCTATAGCGCAAGCAAACATGCAGTGCTTGGGTTCAGTTCGGCGCTCAATGAAGAAATGAAACTGGAAGGGTATCACGACATCCACGTGTGTTCCGTGCTCCCGTGGGCGACCGACACGCCGTGGTTCGAACACACTGGAAACTACTCGGGCCTTGTGGTCGACATGAAACCGATGGACGATCCGATGCAGGCGGTCAAGGTCATCATCGATTTGATCGATGAACCGAAAGAAGTCGTTGAAGTCGGACGGAAGATGAAAACCGTTCGTTTATTGACGCGGATTGCGCCGAAGATGTTGGAGAAGCGTTCGGCAAGATTTATCAAGCTGAATTTAGAGAAAACACCGCTTGAAGCACCGCATAGCGGAATACTTCATGAGCCGGAAGAGGAAATAAAAGAACGTGATGACGAAAATCCGAAAGCTTAA
- a CDS encoding SDR family NAD(P)-dependent oxidoreductase, which yields MGAKHSNQGKVVVITGASSGIGRGLAERLAHEQVKLVIAARRTRLIEELANSLGPLVIPVTADVSRVKDVESLHRAAMHNFGRIDVWINNAGIGVYGPFIDTPLRDLNRTVEVNMLGTIYGSHFALRRFKEQKHGILINVSSFASKVPMPYGAAYTGSKFGVSGLSNGLYEELRLEDYPDVHICSIDPWVTDTPWTEHAANYSGHEILVGPPDDPAKVIDAILGLIDEPRKNQEVGGKGKAAAIFGQFLPAVAKGLGGQELKEMIESAPAAELTSGSLHEPVEDGRAVSGDLRERFEQQEEQ from the coding sequence GTGGGGGCAAAGCATTCAAATCAAGGCAAAGTCGTCGTCATTACAGGAGCATCAAGCGGAATCGGCCGTGGCCTGGCGGAACGGTTGGCGCACGAACAAGTGAAATTGGTCATTGCTGCCCGCCGGACACGGCTGATTGAGGAGCTCGCGAATTCGCTCGGTCCATTAGTTATCCCGGTAACAGCCGATGTTAGCCGTGTGAAGGATGTTGAGAGCCTGCACCGGGCCGCGATGCATAATTTCGGGCGTATCGATGTGTGGATCAATAACGCAGGAATCGGCGTGTACGGGCCGTTTATCGATACGCCGCTGCGCGATTTGAACCGGACGGTGGAAGTGAACATGCTCGGCACGATTTATGGCAGCCATTTCGCGCTGCGCCGCTTCAAAGAGCAGAAGCACGGCATTCTGATCAATGTCTCGTCATTCGCCAGCAAGGTTCCGATGCCTTATGGAGCGGCCTATACCGGCAGTAAATTCGGTGTCAGCGGATTATCTAACGGGTTGTACGAAGAGCTCCGGCTGGAAGACTACCCGGATGTCCATATCTGCTCGATCGACCCGTGGGTCACTGACACGCCGTGGACAGAACACGCAGCCAATTATTCGGGTCATGAAATCCTGGTCGGGCCGCCGGACGATCCAGCCAAAGTGATCGATGCCATTCTCGGTTTGATCGATGAACCGAGAAAAAACCAGGAAGTTGGCGGCAAGGGGAAAGCGGCGGCCATTTTCGGCCAGTTCTTGCCGGCAGTGGCGAAGGGGCTCGGCGGACAGGAACTCAAAGAGATGATTGAATCAGCACCGGCTGCGGAATTAACTTCCGGCAGCTTGCATGAGCCAGTTGAAGATGGGCGTGCAGTATCAGGAGATTTACGCGAACGTTTTGAACAACAAGAAGAACAGTGA
- a CDS encoding anti-sigma factor — MTNVNCDQLIDYLNGTLNEEEQKQFEAHLAECPECRDIVDATGELPYLADPVAPDAGMKARILDAVFDEGEQQAPLADEPKKRDRPTPPATMAKRGFRTSKWTPLVAAALLVSLLGNAYAFYELSDQPDAPTTPEVAFETVDLQASETFEGTGTAALVHEEGALNLLVQANQLEPTSGDQVYQVWLLKDGQPIPTGAFTPSQENEGAVFFSLDENTEGWDTIAVTLEPNRGNTAPQGEIVLSAAIDPEA; from the coding sequence ATGACAAACGTGAATTGTGACCAATTGATCGATTATTTGAATGGCACGTTGAATGAAGAAGAGCAAAAACAGTTTGAAGCACATTTAGCGGAGTGTCCGGAATGTCGTGACATTGTGGATGCGACAGGAGAACTCCCTTACCTTGCAGATCCGGTAGCACCGGATGCCGGCATGAAGGCGCGGATTTTAGACGCGGTCTTTGATGAGGGAGAGCAGCAAGCGCCTTTGGCAGACGAGCCGAAAAAGCGTGATAGACCGACGCCTCCTGCCACTATGGCAAAGCGGGGATTCAGAACATCAAAGTGGACACCGCTCGTCGCGGCGGCGCTGCTCGTCTCGCTGCTTGGAAACGCCTACGCGTTTTACGAGCTAAGCGATCAGCCAGACGCACCAACGACACCTGAAGTCGCTTTTGAAACAGTGGATTTGCAGGCAAGCGAAACATTTGAGGGAACAGGAACAGCTGCATTGGTCCATGAAGAAGGGGCATTGAACCTCCTAGTTCAGGCAAACCAGCTGGAACCGACGAGCGGAGACCAAGTCTATCAAGTATGGCTGTTGAAAGATGGCCAGCCGATTCCAACCGGTGCATTCACGCCGAGTCAGGAAAACGAAGGCGCGGTATTCTTCAGTCTCGATGAAAATACCGAAGGCTGGGATACCATCGCCGTCACATTGGAACCCAACCGTGGAAATACGGCGCCACAGGGCGAAATCGTTCTGAGCGCAGCGATTGATCCGGAAGCGTAA
- a CDS encoding RNA polymerase sigma factor encodes MEKISDALLYERVRGKDKDALEELYDRYEKMLFSYLCKMTGDRDLAEEALQEVFVKVWRGVGSYDEGKGKFVAWLVTMSRNAAVDLIRKQKKPSVPLDEIAEVESTDSSVEETAEWQEKSEQIHQAVRHLSEEQQKMVHLFYFKGYTHETIAEKCGIPLGTVKSRIRLALKKLKTSLQMVQEGGVLDDKREL; translated from the coding sequence ATGGAAAAAATTTCAGACGCATTGCTTTATGAGCGCGTCAGGGGCAAGGATAAGGACGCGCTCGAAGAATTGTATGACCGCTATGAAAAGATGCTATTTTCCTATCTATGCAAAATGACGGGAGACCGTGATTTGGCAGAGGAAGCGCTGCAGGAAGTATTCGTTAAAGTGTGGCGCGGGGTTGGCAGCTATGACGAAGGAAAAGGAAAGTTTGTTGCCTGGCTGGTGACGATGTCGCGCAACGCGGCAGTGGATTTGATTCGCAAACAGAAAAAACCATCCGTTCCGTTGGATGAAATTGCGGAAGTGGAAAGCACCGACTCTTCGGTTGAAGAAACGGCCGAATGGCAAGAGAAGAGCGAACAGATCCATCAAGCCGTCCGGCATTTATCGGAGGAACAGCAGAAAATGGTACATCTATTTTATTTCAAAGGCTATACGCATGAAACCATCGCAGAAAAATGCGGTATTCCGCTCGGAACCGTAAAGAGCAGGATCCGCTTAGCATTAAAGAAATTGAAGACATCCTTGCAAATGGTGCAGGAAGGGGGAGTTCTGGATGACAAACGTGAATTGTGA